Proteins encoded in a region of the Quercus lobata isolate SW786 chromosome 8, ValleyOak3.0 Primary Assembly, whole genome shotgun sequence genome:
- the LOC115954437 gene encoding RING-H2 finger protein ATL32-like, translating into MKMSRFMPNLLNFLGRLIFLVLVASFYPHKCKESNQDCNSNQDSVEEEDIDSPSPLMVQVPFTGSVVSKLIKKKLPVVELSNFLKQSRAQEGEDSILCAICLNCIEKSEEIREPANCSHVYHRECIDGWVDHGQVTCPLCRLQLLPALSEEVKDEKDPWRMERIAYLFGEDYVMC; encoded by the coding sequence ATGAAAATGTCAAGATTTATGCCAAATCTCCTAAACTTCCTAGGTAGGCTCATATTCCTTGTTTTGGTGGCCTCCTTTTATCCACATAAGTGTAAGGAGTCAAACCAAGATTGCAACTCAAACCAAGACTCTGTTGAGGAAGAAGATATAGATAGCCCCTCACCCTTGATGGTTCAGGTACCATTCACAGGTTCTGTTGTCtcaaagttgataaagaagaagctACCAGTGGTAGAACTCAGCAATTTTCTCAAACAATCAAGAGCTCAAGAGGGAGAGGACTCCATTTTATGTGCAATATGCTTGAATTGCATTGAGAAAAGTGAAGAAATTAGAGAGCCTGCAAATTGTAGTCATGTGTATCATAGAGAGTGCATAGATGGGTGGGTGGATCATGGTCAGGTAACGTGCCCTTTGTGCAGACTTCAGCTTCTGCCTGCACTGTCTGAGGAAGTGAAAGATGAGAAAGATCCATGGAGGATGGAGAGGATTGCTTATCTCTTTGGTGAGGACTATGTTATGTGCTAG
- the LOC115956033 gene encoding metal tolerance protein 1, producing MEEQHSQGRQIIEISVDVPTGEGSTVGGKFCGEAPCGFSDAVSNSKDAKERSSSMRKLLIAVALCVVFMSVEVVGGIKANSLAILTDAAHLLSDVAAFAISLFSIWAGGWEATPRQSYGFFRIEILGALVSIQLIWVLAGILVYEAIVRLINDTSEVNGFLMFLVATFGLVVNIIMAVLLGHDHGHGHGEHGHSHGISHSHGMTISAHHHHEEHPGDEHHHAHDGPAHQHAHEDPSHHHGHEDPAHQHAHEDPAHHHAHDHHGDLAEPLLDKPENAHEKKKRNVNIQGAYLHVLGDSIQSIGVMIGGAIIWYKPEWKIVDLICTLIFSVVVLGTTFQMLRSILEVLMESTPREIDATKLEKGLLEMEEVVAIHELHIWAITVGKVLLACHVKIRPEANADMVLDNVVNYIRREYNISHVTVQIER from the coding sequence ATGGAAGAGCAACATTCTCAAGGTAGGCAGATTATTGAAATCAGTGTGGATGTTCCTACTGGAGAGGGGAGCACTGTAGGGGGTAAGTTTTGTGGGGAAGCACCCTGTGGATTCTCGGATGCTGTATCCAACTCTAAGGATGCTAAAGAACGATCAAGTTCGATGCGCAAGCTTTTAATCGCAGTGGCACTTTGTGTTGTCTTCATGAGTGTTGAAGTAGTTGGTGGCATCAAAGCTAATAGTCTTGCAATATTGACTGATGCAGCACATTTGCTTTCAGATGTTGCAGCTTTCGCTATCTCCTTGTTCTCCATATGGGCTGGTGGCTGGGAAGCTACTCCCCGTCAGTCCTATGGATTTTTTAGGATTGAGATCCTTGGTGCTTTGGTTTCTATCCAACTCATTTGGGTGCTTGCAGGGATTTTGGTATATGAAGCCATTGTTAGACTTATTAATGACACAAGTGAGGTGAATGGCTTTCTAATGTTTCTTGTTGCTACATTTGGTTTGGTGGTTAATATCATCATGGCTGTGTTATTGGGCCATGATCATGGCCATGGACATGGTGAACATGGTCATAGTCATGGTATTAGCCACAGCCATGGAATGACAATTTCTGCTCATCATCATCATGAGGAGCACCCAGGAGATGAGCATCATCATGCTCATGACGGTCCTGCACACCAACATGCTCATGAAGATCCTTCACACCATCATGGTCATGAAGATCCTGCACACCAACATGCTCATGAAGATCCTGCACACCATCACGCTCATGACCATCATGGAGATCTTGCTGAGCCACTGCTGGATAAACCAGAAAATGcacatgaaaagaagaaaaggaacgTAAATATACAGGGAGCTTATCTCCATGTACTCGGGGATTCCATCCAGAGTATCGGAGTAATGATTGGAGGGGCAATCATATGGTATAAGCCTGAGTGGAAGATAGTTGATCTGATATGCACCCTAATCTTTTCTGTTGTAGTATTGGGGACTACATTCCAAATGCTGCGGAGCATTCTCGAAGTCCTGATGGAGAGCACACCTAGAGAAATTGATGCAACAAAGCTCGAGAAGGGGCTATTAGAAATGGAGGAAGTGGTGGCCATTCATGAGCTACATATATGGGCTATCACGGTGGGGAAAGTCCTGTTGGCATGCCATGTCAAAATCAGGCCAGAAGCAAATGCAGACATGGTGCTAGACAATGTGGTAAACTATATCAGAAGGGAATATAACATCAGTCATGTAACTGTACAGATAGAGCGTTAG